ggtaataaaacatatatataatttgcaagtGATACTTGCAGACCTTTCTTCTCCTAACTCTGCACCATCATCCAGATCAACCCGGTAGGTCCTAGCTGCCCTACCCTCCTCCCTTCAGGAGTTTGGTTGAGCCTCCGTACCCCAGAGGAGGTGGTATAGTAGCTAGTACACAAGCTTTGGAGTCAGCAGGCCTGGGTTCACACCCCAGCTCTACCACTTTCTCCCAAGGGAGCCAGAACAGGTGAATTAACTCCCCAAACCTTaggtttccttttctgcaaaacAGGAATGATTACAGCACCTGGGGTTAAGGTGAGGCTGGAATGAGACAGCATAAGTAAAGGCACAGACCTGGCAATGTGTAAGCATCCAGCAATTGTAACCCATTGTCTTTAGGGGAAGGAAATCTCAACTATATGATGCTGAGCTGCCTATGTGCACTGCAGGTACATTGAGAAGTCGGCAGAGGAGCTGGACGAGGAAGTAGAATATGACATGGACGAGGAGGACTACATCTGGCTGGATATCATGAATGAGCGGCGGAAGACAGAGGGTGTGAGTCCCATCCCGCAGGAGATCTTTGAGTACCTTATGGACCGGCTGGAGAAGGAGTCCTACTTTGAAAGCCACAATAAAGGTGACCCCAATGCACTAGTGGATGAGGATGCTGTGTGCTGTATCTGCAATGATGGTGAGTGCCAGAACAGCAATGTCATCCTATTCTGTGACATGTGCAACCTGGCTGTGCACCAAGAGTGCTACGGTGTCCCCTACATCCCCGAGGGCCAGTGGCTGTGCCGCCGCTGCCTACAGTCACCCTCCCGTGCTGTGGACTGTGCCCTGTGCCCCAACAAGGGTGGTGCCTTCAAGCAGACAGATGACGGGCGCTGGGCCCATGTGGTGTGTGCCCTGTGGATCCCTGAAGTCTGCTTTGCCAACACAGTCTTCCTGGAGCCTATCGACAGCATCGAGCACATCCCACCAGCTCGCTGGAAGCTGACCTGCTATATTTGCAAACAGCGGGGCTCAGGGGCATGCATTCAGTGCCACAAGGCCAACTGCTACACAGCCTTCCACGTGACATGTGCCCAGCAGGCTGGCCTTTACATGAAGATGGAGCCTGTGCGAGAGACAGGTGCCAATGGCACTTCTTTCAGCGTCCGCAAGACGGCCTACTGTGACATCCACACACCCCCAGGTTCAGCACGCCGCTTGCCTGCCCTGTCCCACAGTGAGGGTGAGGAggatgaggatgaggaggaggatgagggtAAGAGTTGGAGCTCAGAGAAGGTCAAGAAGGCCAAGGCCAAGTCCCGGATCAAGATGAAGAAGGCACGGAAGATCCTGGCAGAGAAGCGGGCCGCAGCACCTGTGGTGTCGGTGCCCTGCATCCCACCACACAGGTATGTGGGGAGCAGATGGATAGGCTGGTAAGGGAAGAAGAAGCCCTCCTAGAGACTGATAGCCCCGAGTGGAGTGACAGGGTTGGGTTCTCTTATTAGAAGCTACAAAGAAggtcaaaacaaaacaccagattCCAAAAGAAGTTAGCCCTAGCAGGTCACCGGACTTTTATCTTAGGAGCCAGAAATTTCAGCTTTTATCTGTCAGACCTAACATGTTTTCAGCTGCCCTTCATTTTATGGTCTGGTTTAAGTAGGAAGAAAGAGGATGTAGTAGCTATCAGCCACAGTGGCAGAAATACTCTAACCCTGAAcggagaaatggaaggaaaaagggggaaggagTTGTGAAGTGGTCACTACCACAAATGAATCCAAATGACGGCTGCCATCAtcagttatttttaactttctcttgTGCTGTCTAGTTAATTTCCTCTAGTTTACTGCTCTACAATTATACTTTATCCTAAAACCTTACAAGGCTCAGGCTGAGCAGGGTATCCCAGAGTCAAATAGTACTCTGGGCTGCTGTGACAAGAGCAGTCTTAGAGGCCAAACTCCTCATATGAGTTCACCCAACTTCGTGAACAGGGTCAGGGATCTGGCTTCATGCTGGGAATTTGGCTTCCTGTCTGGTACTGTTTGCTCTTCTTCGCATTAAGCCAAGTGTCACAGGCCTTTTTGACAATAGACTTACTCCAGATTCAACTCCATTCAGGAATTCTCACCAGCCAGAGACACCTgttctgcttaaaaaaataatggcccaacaggtttttctctttattcctcgCTTCGCAGGCTCAGTAAAATCACCAACCGCCTGACCATCCAAAGGAAGAGCCAGTTCATGCAGAGGCTACACAGCTACTGGACGCTGAAACGACAGTCACGAAATGGAGTCCCGCTGCTACGTCGCCTGCAGACACATCTGCAGTCTCAGAGGAATTGTGACCAAGTCGGGGTACCGTGTCAGATTCCCTATGGGCTCTGGGAACTGGGGCCAGGGACATAAAGGACTGAGATATGTGATAATAGTTTTCAGTGTCCGAGAGCTTAGGCTATTTCCTCCTTTAAAGTAGCCCTCAAACCAAACTCAGGATGAGATCCTTAGAGATTGTCTGCACGTTAAAAGGGCACTGTTCCTGTGTGTtccttcatgcattcattcaacaagcatatACCAACCATTGATTCTGTGCCAGATCTAGGGGACACATAGGTACAGGAATTCCCACTTTAGCTAGTGAGGCTGCCAGTAAATTACTGTGCTACCTCCTTCAGTTTTACCTGACATTGACCCAAGCTTCCTGGGCTCTTCCCTCTGGCCTTTCTTCTGGCTTCCTTATCATCTACCAATCCCCTTCTTGCCTCTACAGAGAGATTCTGAGGATAAGAACTGGGCCCTCAAAGAACAGCTCAAGTCCTGGCAGCGCCTCCGGCATGACCTGGAGCGAGCTCGGCTGCTGGTGGAGCTGATCCGCAAGCGGGAGAAACTCAAAAGGGAGACGGTGAGTGCTCCTGGGTCAAATCTgtttttcagaggagaaaacatTCCTGGGACAAGGAAAAGCCTTTGTCCCCTGGCCAGGAAGCAATAGGGCTGATGCTGGAGTCAGGTCTCAATGGTGCCCAGTGTGTTCTCCAGCTCACTGCAAGCAGCATGTCACAGAAGAGGATGAACAGGACCCTCAGTTATGTGATACAGGTAGCTGGCACTGGGAGTTCAAGGAAGAAAAAGGCCAGAGTAGTCAGGGAAGGTTTCACCAGGTGGGGCCTTGTAGAAAGTAGACCTGAGTGTGTCAGCTgtgggcaggagagaaggaaggcagtTTCCCAAACCAGCTGCTACCATCCCTTCAGACCTCTTCCAAGGGACTGGCCTGGGCCTGGCTGATCGGGCCTTTATGTGTGTCAGATCAAGGTCCAGCAGATCGCCATGGAGATGCAGCTGACCCCCTTCCTCATCCTCCTTCGCAAAACCTTGGAGCAGCTCCAAGAAAAGGACACAGGCAACATCTTCAGCGAGCCGGTCCCTCTGTCTGAGGTAACCGAATTGGACGAAGTAAGAATCCCTTCCCCTCACTCCAcctttctgttcctctcccaGTTGGACCCCTGCTGCAGGTCTGGGCCAGGGACTAGGAGGGGACTGTGAAGAGAGGGGCTGGTGGCTCTGGGGCTCCAGGATAACTGGAGCCACATGCATCACCTGGACTCTGTCTTGTCCCTGTCACACCCCAAGGGCCCAGAATGGGAGGCAATCTGCACTCCTTCCCCAGAGGCAGGGACTGAGTCTGCCAAATGAATAATCCCAGGGCAGGAAGACACTTTCGGGGTGCTGAACCCTAGAACGGAGACTTTAGAAGGCTCAGCACCTAAAGAACCAGCTCTGAAGCCCTAGGTCCTGACTGGCAGACTCTTCTCTCTAAAAGGTATAAAACGAGAGGCCCGAGGCAGTAGCCTCCTTATAAGTCTTAATGATAAGTAAAAGAGCTataggaatgcaaagtggtgttATTTCCAAATGATTGCCCTAGCCATTTTCTTACTGAAGCCTCTTGGCTCTAGGAGGTAGATTTGACTGTAATTTCATCaccattttccaggtgaggaaaaaGAAGGCCCAAAGAGGTTAAGAGACTTGccatggtcacacagcttgtgACTGGTAAAGTCAAGACTAGAATCCagctttcctttcccctgtgctATATGCCTGCCTCTAACTGTGGTGGGAGGAGGTTGCTGGATGCTtttcagggggtgggggtgttagGAGCAAGGGTTCAGGGTGAATGAGGAGTATATCTCCACTTAGCCACACCTACCCTGCTCTCCCAGGTACCTGACTACCTAGACCACATCAAAAAGCCCATGGACTTTTTCACCATGAAGCAGAATTTGGAGGCTTACCGCTACCTGAACTTTGATGATTTTGAGGAGGACTTCAACCTTATCGTCAGCAACTGCCTCAAGTATAACGCCAAGGACACCATCTTCTACCGGGCAGCAGTGCGGCTCCGAGAACAGGGTGGCGCTGTGCTCCGCCAGGCCCGGCGCCAGGCAGAAAAAATGGGCATTGACTTTGAGACGGGCATGCATATCCCCCACAGCCTGGCTGGAGATGAGGCCCCACAGCACACTGAAGATGGTGGGTGATAAATCATGCTACACACATAGAGGCCAATGCCAGGGATGAATGGCTTTCCAAAAGTCCCCTACTGGGAACAGGCAGTGTAGGCAGGAAGTAGCTAGCCTGAGCAGTGGCAAATTATCCCCAGGAATGCTCCCCAAGAAGCCAGACTGGGTGAATGGATAGCAGTGCCTACCCTTCCACATCTTGGTGCTGCTGTTTTACAGCTGTTCCTGGTGAGAAGCCAAAGGGAAAAGAGTGGGTTTCTTGTTGCCTGCTCAGATTCAGGGGGCCCAGAGGGCTACCCTAAGTTTGacctttccccaccccctgtGTCCACTCCTAGCAGCAGAGGAAGAGCGGCTGATCCTGCTGGAGAACCAGAAGCACCTGCCAGTGGAAGAGCAGCTGAAGTTGTTGCTGGAGCGGCTGGATGAGGTGAATGCCAGCAAGCAGAGTGTGAGTCGTTCACGGCGTGCAAAGATGATCAAGAAAGAGATGACGGCACTGCGGCGGAAGCTTGCCCACCAGCGGGAAACTGGAAGGGATGGGCCTGAGCGTCATGGCCCCTCCAGCCGGGGCAGCCTGACACCCCACCCGGCAGCATGTGACAAGGACGGGCAGACAGACAGTGCCGCTGAAGAGAGCAGCAGCCAGGAGACAACCAAAGGTCTGAACCCCTAGCAAGGTGGACCCCAAAGCCAGCTAGACTTGACTCTGTAGCACACACTCAGCCCCTGCCATCCCCCAGGCAGAGGTCCCTCCTACACAGCTAGCTGTACTTTTCTCCCTCATTCCCCATTCAGGGGCCTCTTAGCTGCCTCTCTGGCTATTGGTATAAGGGACAATGTTCCCAATTCCATAACCCCCCAGATCATCTCCCAACTCTAGCTGGAGTAACAGTCCTATAGGCCCAGGGCATACCCTGGGTATCTATCCTTCCCACATCAGGCCCCTCACcaactctccttctctctttctctgctccaggCCTGGGTCCCAACATGTCCTCAACCCCCGCACATGAGGTGGGCAGGAGAACCTCAGTTCTGTTCTCCAAAAAGAACCCGAAGACAGCTGGACCGCCCAAGAGGCCGGGCCGGCCCCCCAAAAACCGGGAGAGCCAGATGACCCCCAGCCACGGAGGCAGTCCTGTGGGGCCCCCCCAGCTCCCCATCATGGGCTCCCTACGTCAGCGCAAGCGGGGTAGGAGCCCCCGGCCCAGTTCGAGCTCAGACAGCGACAGTGATAAATCCACAGAAGACCCCCCAATGGGTGAGCCTCACCATCACCCAGCCCCCCGAGAGAGTGAGCAAAGTTGCCATCATTCCCAACATAACTCCCACCTGTCCCTTCATTTGCCCATAATATATCAGAGCTAGAAGGGCCCTTAGGGATCCTTTAATTCAgtcccctcattttacagatggggaaactgaagtcCAGAAACACTGACCCAGCTAGATTCCCATCCAGGACCCTCTCCATTATATCACTTCACCTTTTCTCTTCTCACCCTCCTTGGGGATTTCCTGCCCTTTAAGCCATTTGTGTCTTAAGGCCAGTAACTGCCAAGGGCAGTGTGACGGGTGGGGCAGGACTATGGCCAACTGTGGCAGACACTGCCCAGAACTGGCTCTGCTGGCCAAAGTTGGAGGAATTTTCCAGCACAGAAGGGAAAGCCGAGCTCCTAGTCCCTCTTACCCCCATGCCATCTCTCATCTACATCTTCCTGACcgattccttccctcctccccctccccccaaccaagACTTACCAGCTAATGGCTTCAGCGGTGGAAATCAGCCAGTGAAGAAGAGTTTCTTGGTATATCGTAATGACTGCAGCCTTCCCCGGAGCAGCTCCGACTCTGAGTCTAGCAGCAGTAGCAGTAGCAGCGCTGCCTCAGACCGAACCAGGTACCAGCCCTCCAGATCAAGGCCTGCCTCCAGGATGCCCTTTGAAGTTTCCCTCTGGGAAATAGCATGGCAGCCACTTCAGTCTAGATTAAGATGGCTCAGACCCAAAGTTCTCTGCAAAATAAATGGCATACCTAAGAACGTCACCATAATGGAATAGTGGGAACCATCCTGGGTTAAGCTGATGCTGTAGAGCAGAGAGCGTAAACTGATGCCTTGTGGCCTGGATTTGGCCTGCAGACATATTTTGTTTGGCCAGcatggtgtttaaaaaaaaaaaaaggaatccagtACTGCCACATAAAATTCCTAGTgtctatattctttttaaaaatccgaTCTGGCAAATCTAGCCAGGGAATGCACTCATCACCACCACTGTTAAATCCAGCCCATGTCAGTCACACTATTGCCAAGCCCCCAAGGGCTTttgagtttgaaatttttcaagtagcctcagttttccaaaattcttagACCTGGGGGTTTAAAGAGAGGACAACTACTGTGTCATTACCCACTCTACCCTCCTTTAAGCTGAGTTCTTGTCTTGTCCACAGCACAACACCCTCAAAACAGGGCCGGGGCAAGCCCTCCTTCTCTCGGGGCACATTCCCGGAAGACAGCAGTGAAGATACCTCAGGCACTGAGAACGAGGCCTACTCCGTGGGCACTGGCCGCGGCGTGGGCCACAGCAGTAAGTACCCTCACCCAAAGCCAGGGAAGCCGGGGGCCCGGTATCAGGGCCTTGCCAGCCCCCTGGCTGCTgatctgctccctctctcccattcCTGTGAAGTGGTAAGGAAGAGTCTGGGACGGGGAGCTGGCTGGCTGTCAGAGGATGAGGACTCCCCACTGGATGCTCTGGACCTGGTGTGGGCCAAATGCCGAGGGTATCCATCATACCCAGCTCTGGTAGGCTTCCCCTTTTCTTATCATATCCCTTGCCTCCCAACCCCAGATCGTAGACACAATTAGCAGACTTTACTTACTCTCTGCTGAGCTGTAGAGAACAAGGGTCTTTGGCAGATAGACACTTAACAAGTTTCTGGTTAGTTTTTCCATCTctcccttttgtttccctttgcatCTTGGAATCTGGAATAGTTCATCATGAGAAGCCAAGGGTCAGCAATGCAGCCTTGTGGCATGATAACCTTTCTGTGTCCCAACTTCAGAGGTAGTTTCCCAATTCTTGTATAGAGTAAGCTTCGGGGAAGAAGGGAACTGAACCAAACAAAGGTCTTATTACATCCTCAGATAATTGATCCAAAGATGCCCCGGGAAGGTATGTTCCATCATGGGGTTCCTATCCCTGTGCCCCCCCTGGAGGTGCTGAAACTTGGGGAACAGATGACCCAGGAAGCCCGAGAGCATCTCTACCTCGTCCTCTTCTTTGACAACAAGCGAACCTGgtaagggaggaggggagcagttTCTGTGACTCATACAGCCACAGATGCAACCCTGGGTATGTGGGCAGGCTGCCAGGAAACTCCAGCAACAGACAGACTGGGCTATCACAgatcagtgggggagggacttAGATCTTTGAGCAGAAGGGTTGTGAGGGTTGTGTTGACCATGAGTCTGAGAGACTGAGTGGGCAACAGCTGACAAACAGCTGTAGCTAGAAGCTAGAGGGCCATCAGTGACTGTGACAAATGTGCTCCCCACCCAGAATCAGGTGGCTTCTAGACTTAGttttcctgtctctgcctccatgGTGACAAGATGAGgataaaatagatataaacatTCAGGCTCTCAAATCTCTGTTCTGTCACATGTATGTAATGCAGtgttttttgtgtattgtgtgcAAAGGATATTTAATGTCAGTAAAGTCTGCCTGAAGCCTATGGGACAGGGTACCTATTTCAGGTTAGGTCATGGCCCCTTTTTGCACTCGTAAATACCCTGTGGTTACCCCGTAATGTGACTGTTGAGTGGGTGCTTTTCATCACTAGACTATGAgcagttccttgagggcagggactgtttcTCTTAGACTCTGTTACCCCATTACCCACCAGAACCAGGTTGCCCAGAACCTCCTGGGCACTCAGGAGGTGTTTTTGAATGAGTGAAGGAGTGATGAAGGCTGATGCTTGTTGCTTTCCCAGAGATTACTTATGTGATCCTCACCTCGTCCTACAGGCAGTGGCTGCCAAGGACTAAGCTGGTTCCTCTGGGCGTGAACCAGGACCTCGACAAGGAAAAGATGCTGGAGGGCCGCAAATCCAACATCCGCAAATCAGTGCAGATTGCTTACCACCGGGCTCTGCAGCACCGCAGCAAGGTGCAGGGCGAGCAGAGCAGCGAGACCAGTGATAGTGACTGATAATGCCCAGCACAGCCCAACCTACAGTGCCCTGccacctctctcctccccctttgCTCACTGTCCTGGAGTGGCACCGGCCTCTGCACTGACTCATTCCTGGTCTTGGGGCCAGTCTcaggggaagctgggtgggggAGGTCCCTCCCGCCCTGAGTGCAGCTGGACTGTACAGAACACTCCAAGGGCCCACGGCGGCTCTGCGCATGGAGAGGGGAGGTCTCACTGGCCAGAGAGCCCCAGAGACCTCAGCATTGTAGTGCAGGGTGGTGGGCCAAGGTTAGGACACTGCATAAAACAGGCCATCCCACCACCTCTGTCTGCTCTGCTCATGCCAGGAGAATCTAACTGCCTAGTGGCCTGAGGCCCTTGCAGGTGGTGAGGTGAACGGGCATCTGCCCAGCCTAGCAGTGGGATTGATGTCTGTCCAGCCCGGAAGAGGGGCACTAGgtgacccccctcccctgctgttgtAAATACTGTAATTAGCGGAGAATTTAAATTATTCTCATTTGTAACTGCGTTTCCGGGTCGCGCCAGAGTCATTTGGTACTAAAAAAGACTGGGGCCTGTCCCCACTTCCCTTTTTCCCATAGATGCCCCCACCTTTCAAACtggtttgtatttatttcaaaggaagaaaatatattgattcttagaaaataaatagtcTGTTTGGAATTCTTGGGTTCTTGCCTTCTGCCAGggcaaaaagataaaaagtgagGTTGTCCCTCAGGGATGGTAAACAATTGGGCTCAAGAGGTTGCTGGTTGCTGTGCATGCTGCATTTGTAAGACAACAGCCAGGATAATATGATAGCTCCCATTTCCCAGGCACTCACTGGGTGGCAAGCCTTTTTCTAAGCACTTTTAGATACACAATTTTATGTAATCCTTGCAAAAACTATAGGGAAAGTTAATAAGGTGGTTATCTCCACAAAGATACTGAGGCTTAGAAAaactaagtaacttgcctaagttcCCACAACTAGGAAGgcgcagagctaggatttgaactccGGTCTGTCTACAAAGCTGGCTCTTTAACCAGTATTCAGAACTAACTGCTAGAAGAAGTCTACGGCTCCTTCATGAATTTCAGAGGCTTCAAGTCCTTTGCCAGTAGGTTAGTCCCAAGTGCTTCAGAGTCCCCATAGCTGTGACCTTCCCGTTTAACTGGGGACCTAGCAGGTATGTAGAGGATTGCTCTGCATTCATTCCCAACCTTGGCGTCTCCTTTACCGATGATTCATTCAGTTACTGCAGGAATGCTTTCCAAGTATGGGACACCTGTGGGCTGGCACACCTAGAGAGGATTCAGCCACAGGAGGTAGTTGCCCAGGGCCTTGCAGCTTCGGAGTGGAACAGACAAAAATAGCATTTGTCTGATAATAACCATGCACGTGATGCTCCTCCCTACTAGGTACTGCGGGTGGGTCACAAATCTTGCCCTTAAGGAATTTGCGGTCTACTCACTGAACCACAGTAACTTCAGATCACAGCGCTATGAGGTGAAAAGTGGCCCAGATAAAGTTCATGTCTCCTAGGTCCTTGCTTACTGTCTTCCTCCAGAAGGGAAGAAATTACATAACACATCTTTCTTGGGCCCAGGCAGCCCGCCCTGGAAACTGGAAGAGGCAGACGGGCTGCATCGCGCCCACAAGCCCCAGTGGGCACAGGGTGTGAGATGATGGAGCACTGTTTAAGGAATGCCCTGCGACTGAAGGGAGCAGCTGGGTAGAGCGGCTGGGTAGCGCGGGGCGCGGCAGTTGGAGGACGAAGGTCTCTGACGGAGTGAACTCTGAAGAGACCTGACTGGAGTCGAGGCTCGGCGAGGCCTTGGAGGGGAGCGGCTTAGCCGGCGAGCGCGAAGACTCAATCCTCAGGCGGCGGACGCTGTGGAGACGTCTCCGCCGCTCGGAGGGGCCCGAGCTGTGTTCGGGTCCAATTCTCAGTCAGGAGGGCGAGTATCTGACTGGAGAGGCTCGGTGGAGAAAGGCTCTCTGAGGGTGGTGGGGGACAGGATTTGGCTCTGCGGGCGAGCAAGCCATGAGGAACCCCAGGGTTCCGAGGAGATCTGGCAGTGCGGATGGGGGCCTGAGGGCGCATTCTGCGACCGGTCGGCGGGGGGCGGGGATCGGACACCCTTGCGTGCCCAGTGCAGACAACCCCAAAGGCAAGGCCAAGAGCGGGCAGCGAGCCCAGCGCGCGCCAACCGCTGCGGCCCCTCGGAGAGACCCGCCCATCCGCCGTCACACCCTATTCTCATTGGTGCCTCTTCTGCTCGGATTGGCTACCTCCGGATCCAATAAGCCAGGCTTGAATCCTACTTCCGGTGAGAGCGAAGTCGGCTCCCTGGAGAAGCCGGAAGAGTGCGTTTGCGCGCGCTTGCCGAAGTCGCGGCAGCTCTGAGCGCAGTGGTGCGCGCCGGGAGGCGTGGCCGGGAGAGCATTCATAACGGGAAAGGTCAGGAGGGTTGGTGCCCTGGTGGACTGTAAGGGGCGGGGCCTGCAGGGAGTGGAGGAATTAAATGAAATTGGACGGGCCTTCAATAAACTTTTAGAGGCTAGGGCTTAGTGGGCAAGGCCTTAAAGAGTGCTGACTGTGTGGTCAAGGTCTTTTGGCGATGAGTGGAGCTGGTACTGAGTGGGCGGGGCCATTATGGGGCGGAGCCTGGCGTGGAATTGTTAGCTGGGTCCTTTTTGCTCTGGAGCATGAGACATCGTACTCTAGCCTCTTTCCCGGCCCTGTGGGCCTCCATCCCCTGTCCACGCTCGGAACTGCGCCTGGACCTGGTTCTGGCTTCCGGACAGTCCTTCCGGTGAGTGACCCTGATTCTTGGCCCCTCAACACTGCAGTTCTGGAATGTAAAGgaattttgggggtgatggaagaAACCTCAGGGTGCAGAAGAGGAAGCAGACGCGGGTGGTGAGCTTGTTTACCTCCTTTCTAAGGTGGAGGTAAAAAGCCAGTGCAATGCGGGTGCCTGGGcgctgcgctgacagcgtggagcctgcttgggattctctttcccccctctctctgccccttgcccgcgTAAGTGcaagcgcgcgcacacacacacacacacacacacactcgctctcaaaataaataaactttaacaaaagaaaccaaaaaaaggcCAGTGCCGTGTTGTGAGAATCAAACGACTTTGCATTTCCTAAGTCAGTGTTGTGTATGGAGCTGTTGTAGGATGGGAGGGCCCTAAAGGGTGCAAGAAGGAAAACTGAGTACCAGAGTTGCTGtgtgcctgggggctcaggtGGAGGGAGCAAAACCCTGCGTACTGGACTGGCGTGCTGGGGAACCAAGTATGGACACTGACCCAGACTGAGGAGCAGATCTACTGTACTGTGTACCGAGGGGACAAGGGTTGGGTTGGCAGGCCCACACCAGAAGAGCTAAAGACTGTGCACCAGTACTTCCAGCTGGATGTCAGCCTGGCTCAACTATATCACCACTGGAGTTCCGTGGACCCCCACTTTCAAGAGGTGGCTCACAAATTCCAAGGTGAGTACAAGGATTGGGACAGGGGTTGGAGTTCTTGTAATTTGGTTAAATTACGCAGtttcaccatctgtaaaatggggattataatcCACTTCATAAgattttatgaggattaaaggagCTAATACGTGTAAAGTtttgcttagaatagtgcctgatatatagtaattattattactattattgttttgcTGATTACCATAGTGTGGTGACAGGATATTGAGCCacatcctggctgtgtgacctgggacagGTGACCtcattcattctataaatatttacagagcatCTGCtatgtgaacaaaacagacacaaatccCCATGGACACAAATCCCCACGCTCGTTGTGTTTACACTGTGGCTTCTTTATCCCTGGAATGTAAAGATAACCCCGACCTATGAGGAATGAGTGCTCTGGTGTTGTTTTCTCTATCAACGCTTTCCCTCATTCCCCTAGATCCTCCTAGATCTTCAGTGCCTAGGATCTGAGGGTGGGAAGAGGCCACTCCTGACACCAGGTCTGTATCCTACCGCCTACCTTTCTGGTCTCCAGGTGTTCGACTTCTGCAACAGGACCCCGTCGAGTGCCTTTTCTCCTTCATCTGTTCCTCCAACAACAACATTGCTCGCATAACCGGCATGGTAGAACGCCTCTGCCAGGCTTTCGGACCTCGGCTCATCCAGCTGGATGATGTCACCTACCATGGCTTCCCCAACCTGCAGGCCCTGGCTGGTGAGTAGGTGGGTCCCTGCGCTCAGACCCTCCAATAGCTTTCAGGGTCTGTTCGGTTCTCCCCTGGTCCCCATCTCCCATCTCAAAGCTTCCTGCCTTCCCAAACACCCTCCTCATCCAGAACCATCTTGCCTGGTCTGATCAGCCCTGCTTCATCCTCCCTGTCTGTCCTTGAAACGTCAGCACCTCACTAGCCTGTGCTTTTTACCCCATAGGTTCACTGcttcataaaaaatttaaaaaacacatagtATACAGTAGTATGGGGTTAAGACCACTCTTCTGGAGAATACCTACATCTGAATTCTTCTGGCATTTGACATCTACCTATATGACCTGGAGCACATTATTTAATcactctgtgtttcagtttcttcatctgtggaatgggagaataaTGGCACTTACCTATCAGAGTTGCCACAAGGGTTAAGAAATACACATACTGCACATAGTGCAGTATTTGACATACAGGAAGTATGCAGAAAATTAAAGTTGCTAACTCTACAGTGAACCCAACAATTTTGCATCCAAGAACATATATGTTCTTTATACCAGCCTTGTGAGGGAAGTATTTTACAGAAGCAAGTATATCAGTTGGTAGATGTGAGAATAAAGC
The Panthera uncia isolate 11264 chromosome A2, Puncia_PCG_1.0, whole genome shotgun sequence genome window above contains:
- the OGG1 gene encoding N-glycosylase/DNA lyase isoform X1 encodes the protein MRHRTLASFPALWASIPCPRSELRLDLVLASGQSFRWREQNPAYWTGVLGNQVWTLTQTEEQIYCTVYRGDKGWVGRPTPEELKTVHQYFQLDVSLAQLYHHWSSVDPHFQEVAHKFQGVRLLQQDPVECLFSFICSSNNNIARITGMVERLCQAFGPRLIQLDDVTYHGFPNLQALAGPEVEAQLRKLGLGYRARYVNASARAILEEQGGLPWLQQLHKAPYEEAHKALCTLPGVGTKVADCICLMALDKPQAVPVDIHMWQIAQRDYSWHPTMSQAKGPSPQANKELGNFFRSLWGPYAGWAQAVLFSADLRQLHRAQEPPAKRRRSTGLEG
- the OGG1 gene encoding N-glycosylase/DNA lyase isoform X2 produces the protein MRHRTLASFPALWASIPCPRSELRLDLVLASGQSFRWREQNPAYWTGVLGNQVWTLTQTEEQIYCTVYRGDKGWVGRPTPEELKTVHQYFQLDVSLAQLYHHWSSVDPHFQEVAHKFQGVRLLQQDPVECLFSFICSSNNNIARITGMVERLCQAFGPRLIQLDDVTYHGFPNLQALAGPEVEAQLRKLGLGYRARYVNASARAILEEQGGLPWLQQLHKAPYEEAHKALCTLPGVGTKETFSGACGDLMLAGPKQ